Proteins from one Macrobrachium rosenbergii isolate ZJJX-2024 chromosome 14, ASM4041242v1, whole genome shotgun sequence genomic window:
- the LOC136845793 gene encoding BAG domain-containing protein Samui-like isoform X3: MDDLRSRHGMFRMPAWMSEDDDMSDLAARMSHTPHFATMGRRGGPWRERRSSGGSAMSATSDDSCDAPPTDKSSQCSGGSSDVPSHEIPIRIEAPCPPSMMQQQHQPQQTHPEAENEPISPLSSAFSHRKDTQYPVRTTSAVDATQPPEHVTRATRCSSAPPEMADQPLPQEPQKPPQQRFVSKINITPQSPQSPTCSKSTAIPFSPLPAKFNTVPKPFVPANKQHSDSPAAPYVFEQPSVPEPPQQPSNQNQQQQPHPQLPSYMSQHMPQQQPQPSQQQQHYPSQQQQQYPSQQQQQYPSQQQQQYSSQQQQQYPSQQQFHPQEQQFQHQQYQPQQHQQQQQQSPRQGGQRPSVVRNIPIFVEGRDGPVTNEESGTPPKSSSQWGPSWNQQQHFYQQQPAPQQQQHCHQQQQKPQFRQHAQHQQQAPQQQSQPIPTPVPAPPPPQYQSQNQQQQQQQQQQQQHQQQSEPQAKPQPQPARDPRLTQIEAVQASVDEYKAKVDAFTGTKSDREFLYLDEMLTRALLQLDNVDPDGREDVRQARRAVIKNINAAISALETKVTDAAKKNKDKAPENGEVSMETDTQQEQSADTKNSQEGSDKTADSKEPAESLPNNADATKNAEETKVESMETADSQDPTSASNDKEAPVTTST, encoded by the coding sequence ATGGACGACTTGAGAAGTCGCCATGGTATGTTCCGCATGCCAGCATGGATGTCAGAGGATGACGACATGAGCGATTTAGCAGCGCGGATGTCACATACGCCTCACTTCGCGACTATGGGTCGCCGAGGTGGGCCGTGGCGTGAACGTCGTAGCTCTGGGGGTTCTGCTATGAGCGCCACTTCCGACGACTCTTGCGATGCCCCACCCACTGATAAGTCTTCACAGTGCTCAGGGGGGTCCAGTGATGTCCCATCACACGAGATCCCCATCCGTATAGAGGCCCCTTGCCCACCTTCTATGATGCAGCAGCAACACCAGCCACAACAGACACATCCAGAAGCAGAGAACGAACCCATCTCACCACTCTCAAGTGCCTTTAGTCACAGAAAGGACACTCAGTATCCTGTAAGAACCACTTCAGCAGTGGATGCCACCCAACCCCCTGAACATGTAACACGGGCAACCAGGTGTTCCTCTGCACCTCCTGAAATGGCAGATCAACCATTGCCTCAAGAGCCGCAGAAGCCTCCTCAACAAAGATTTGTGTCCAAGATAAATATCACGCCACAGTCACCTCAGAGTCCTACATGTTCAAAATCAACCGCTATACCCTTCTCCCCTCTGCCTGCTAAATTCAATACTGTACCTAAACCCTTTGTTCCAGCAAATAAGCAGCATTCAGATTCTCCAGCAGCACCCTATGTCTTTGAACAACCTAGTGTGCCGGAGCCACCTCAGCAACCAAGTAATCAAAACCAACAACAGCAGCCTCATCCCCAACTGCCATCATATATGTCACAACATATGCCACAGCAGCAGCCACAACCCAGTCAGCAGCAACAGCACTATCCATCtcagcaacaacagcaatatccatctcaacaacaacagcaatatccatctcaacaacaacagcaatattcttctcagcaacagcagcagtatCCATCTCAGCAACAATTCCACCCACAAGAGCAGCAGTTCCAGCATCAGCAATACCAGCCACAGCaacatcaacagcagcagcagcagtcgcCTAGACAAGGCGGGCAAAGGCCTAGTGTTGTTCGCAACATTCCTATCTTTGTAGAAGGTCGTGATGGCCCCGTCACAAATGAAGAATCCGGTACTCCTCCAAAGAGTTCTTCACAGTGGGGCCCATCTTGGAATCAGCAACAGCATTTCTATCAACAGCAGCCTGCACCACAACAGCAGCAACACTGTCACCAGCAACAGCAAAAACCTCAATTCAGACAGCATGCACAGCATCAGCAACAGGCCCCCCAACAGCAGAGTCAGCCAATTCCTACACCTGTTCCAGCTCCTCCTCCACCTCAGTATCAAtcacaaaatcaacaacaacaacaacaacaacagcaacaacaacaacatcagcaaCAATCAGAACCACAGGCTAAACCACAGCCACAACCTGCCAGAGACCCTCGTTTAACGCAAATTGAAGCTGTACAGGCATCTGTTGATGAATATAAAGCTAAGGTCGATGCTTTTACTGGTACGAAGAGTGATCGAGAATTCCTGTACCTTGATGAGATGTTGACAAGGGCACTATTACAGTTGGACAATGTTGACCCTGATGGTCGTGAAGATGTCCGGCAAGCGCGCAGAGCAGTCATTAAGAACATCAACGCTGCCATCTCTGCCTTAGAAACCAAGGTCACCGATGCTGCAAAGAAGAACAAGGACAAGGCTCCAGAAAATGGCGAAGTCTCAATGGAAACAGATACACAGCAGGAACAGTCTGCAGACACCAAAAATAGTCAGGAAGGCTCTGACAAAACTGCCGATAGTAAGGAACCAGCTGAGTCTTTACCGAACAATGCCGATGCCACCAAAAATGCTGAAGAGACTAAAGTAGAGAGTATGGAAACTGCAGACTCTCAGGACCCTACCTCAGCGAGTAATGACAAAGAGGCTCCAGTGACGACGTCAACTTAA
- the LOC136845793 gene encoding BAG domain-containing protein Samui-like isoform X2: protein MWPSHIAKPLKRAPIKRSAEDGEDFPRRTGMDDLRSRHGMFRMPAWMSEDDDMSDLAARMSHTPHFATMGRRGGPWRERRSSGGSAMSATSDDSCDAPPTDKSSQCSGGSSDVPSHEIPIRIEAPCPPSMMQQQHQPQQTHPEAENEPISPLSSAFSHRKDTQYPVRTTSAVDATQPPEHVTRATRCSSAPPEMADQPLPQEPQKPPQQRFVSKINITPQSPQSPTCSKSTAIPFSPLPAKFNTVPKPFVPANKQHSDSPAAPYVFEQPSVPEPPQQPSNQNQQQQPHPQLPSYMSQHMPQQQPQPSQQQQHYPSQQQQQYPSQQQQQYPSQQQQQYSSQQQQQYPSQQQFHPQEQQFQHQQYQPQQHQQQQQQSPRQGGQRPSVVRNIPIFVEGRDGPVTNEESGTPPKSSSQWGPSWNQQQHFYQQQPAPQQQQHCHQQQQKPQFRQHAQHQQQAPQQQSQPIPTPVPAPPPPQYQSQNQQQQQQQQQQQQHQQQSEPQAKPQPQPARDPRLTQIEAVQASVDEYKAKVDAFTGTKSDREFLYLDEMLTRALLQLDNVDPDGREDVRQARRAVIKNINAAISALETKVTDAAKKNKDKAPENGEVSMETDTQQEQSADTKNSQEGSDKTADSKEPAESLPNNADATKNAEETKVESMETADSQDPTSASNDKEAPVTTST, encoded by the exons AAGAGGGCTCCCATCAAAAGATCG GCTGAAGACGGTGAGGATTTTCCAAGGCGCACTGGCATGGACGACTTGAGAAGTCGCCATGGTATGTTCCGCATGCCAGCATGGATGTCAGAGGATGACGACATGAGCGATTTAGCAGCGCGGATGTCACATACGCCTCACTTCGCGACTATGGGTCGCCGAGGTGGGCCGTGGCGTGAACGTCGTAGCTCTGGGGGTTCTGCTATGAGCGCCACTTCCGACGACTCTTGCGATGCCCCACCCACTGATAAGTCTTCACAGTGCTCAGGGGGGTCCAGTGATGTCCCATCACACGAGATCCCCATCCGTATAGAGGCCCCTTGCCCACCTTCTATGATGCAGCAGCAACACCAGCCACAACAGACACATCCAGAAGCAGAGAACGAACCCATCTCACCACTCTCAAGTGCCTTTAGTCACAGAAAGGACACTCAGTATCCTGTAAGAACCACTTCAGCAGTGGATGCCACCCAACCCCCTGAACATGTAACACGGGCAACCAGGTGTTCCTCTGCACCTCCTGAAATGGCAGATCAACCATTGCCTCAAGAGCCGCAGAAGCCTCCTCAACAAAGATTTGTGTCCAAGATAAATATCACGCCACAGTCACCTCAGAGTCCTACATGTTCAAAATCAACCGCTATACCCTTCTCCCCTCTGCCTGCTAAATTCAATACTGTACCTAAACCCTTTGTTCCAGCAAATAAGCAGCATTCAGATTCTCCAGCAGCACCCTATGTCTTTGAACAACCTAGTGTGCCGGAGCCACCTCAGCAACCAAGTAATCAAAACCAACAACAGCAGCCTCATCCCCAACTGCCATCATATATGTCACAACATATGCCACAGCAGCAGCCACAACCCAGTCAGCAGCAACAGCACTATCCATCtcagcaacaacagcaatatccatctcaacaacaacagcaatatccatctcaacaacaacagcaatattcttctcagcaacagcagcagtatCCATCTCAGCAACAATTCCACCCACAAGAGCAGCAGTTCCAGCATCAGCAATACCAGCCACAGCaacatcaacagcagcagcagcagtcgcCTAGACAAGGCGGGCAAAGGCCTAGTGTTGTTCGCAACATTCCTATCTTTGTAGAAGGTCGTGATGGCCCCGTCACAAATGAAGAATCCGGTACTCCTCCAAAGAGTTCTTCACAGTGGGGCCCATCTTGGAATCAGCAACAGCATTTCTATCAACAGCAGCCTGCACCACAACAGCAGCAACACTGTCACCAGCAACAGCAAAAACCTCAATTCAGACAGCATGCACAGCATCAGCAACAGGCCCCCCAACAGCAGAGTCAGCCAATTCCTACACCTGTTCCAGCTCCTCCTCCACCTCAGTATCAAtcacaaaatcaacaacaacaacaacaacaacagcaacaacaacaacatcagcaaCAATCAGAACCACAGGCTAAACCACAGCCACAACCTGCCAGAGACCCTCGTTTAACGCAAATTGAAGCTGTACAGGCATCTGTTGATGAATATAAAGCTAAGGTCGATGCTTTTACTGGTACGAAGAGTGATCGAGAATTCCTGTACCTTGATGAGATGTTGACAAGGGCACTATTACAGTTGGACAATGTTGACCCTGATGGTCGTGAAGATGTCCGGCAAGCGCGCAGAGCAGTCATTAAGAACATCAACGCTGCCATCTCTGCCTTAGAAACCAAGGTCACCGATGCTGCAAAGAAGAACAAGGACAAGGCTCCAGAAAATGGCGAAGTCTCAATGGAAACAGATACACAGCAGGAACAGTCTGCAGACACCAAAAATAGTCAGGAAGGCTCTGACAAAACTGCCGATAGTAAGGAACCAGCTGAGTCTTTACCGAACAATGCCGATGCCACCAAAAATGCTGAAGAGACTAAAGTAGAGAGTATGGAAACTGCAGACTCTCAGGACCCTACCTCAGCGAGTAATGACAAAGAGGCTCCAGTGACGACGTCAACTTAA